The Lolium rigidum isolate FL_2022 chromosome 1, APGP_CSIRO_Lrig_0.1, whole genome shotgun sequence region ggccaaaaggagataagaatgATGCCGTTCGGTGCGGGGCATCGGCACTGCCCTGGCGTCGGCATGGGAATGATGCTCATTAAGTGTTTTCTTGCCACCCTCGTCCGCGAGTTTGAGTGGGCGCCGTCGGCTCAAGGCCGTTCCGGCGGCATTGACATGACAGAGCTAGACGGGTTCCTGAAAATGATGAAGACGCCACTTTCAGCGAGTGTCACCCGACGCCGTTAATCATTGTATATCCTTCATAAAAGTCCGGTCATTTCTTCATTTGCATGCACGGATTGACCCACGGTATGCATGGATGGCAGTCAGGGATAGACTCTGACTTTGCTTCAGCAAACAGACACTTTGCATCCTAATAAAAGAGTTAGTATTATTTTGCCAAAAATCATTGGGGCTAGCGCTATTAGGCAGTATAGGCTTATTTGTTTGATTAATGTGATATTTAAGGTCATCACAAAAATCTTGACAATAAGGGTGTCTAAAATTATCCATAAATACATTAAGCCTACCCAAACTGCTTTTATCCCTGGTACTAGAACTATCCACGATGGAGTTGTAGTAGTTCTACATGAGGTTTTGCATGAGTTAAAATCGTCGGGTAACATGGCCTTATCATTAAGCTGgattttgagaaagcttatgataaggTGCACTGGAATTTTTTGGTGGAAGTTCTCGAGAGGAAAGGCTTTTGGTCTTGATCAATTGGATATCTCAGGTGTTCAGACGGAAGGATATGCATTAACATAAATGATGTTAATGGAAGCTTCAGAACCTGTAAGGGGCACCGACAGGGGATGCCCTGCCCCCAATTTTGTTTAACCAAATTGCTGACATTTTTGGGAGTCTTTTGACCTCTGCCAAAGACGGTGGTCATCTTGGGGGCTGGTTTCGAACTTAATTTCTGGTGGGATATCTCACCTACAGTATGCTGACGATACCGTGTTATTGATTGAGAATGACGATGAGAGTGTGCGAACTGTGAAATTTATTCTTTATTGTTTTGAAGCAATGTCTGGCCTTCGCATTAATTACCGAAAAGTGAAGTTTTTGGTGTTGGTGTGGCACAAAGGGAAGTAGATAGTAGATAGAATTGCTATGATGCTTAATTAATTGTGAGTTGGGAAAAAATCTCAGTTAAAGATTTGGATTTTGTCCCTCAAAAACTAACAAAAATAATTAGCGAATGGCTGCTCTGGACAAGGCTCTTctggttgggggggggggggggagatatcTTTGATTGATTCCTGCCTTGGTAACTTGGCTAATTATGCTATGGGTTTATTTCTTTTGTCGGAAGGGACCAATTATAAAATGGATATGATTAGAGCTAGATTTTTTTGGGTAAGGGTGCGGTGATAAGAAAAAATATCATATGGTTAAATAGGACTTGTTGTGCATACCTATAGAATTTTGGTGGCTTGGGCTTCACTGATTCTCGGACTAGAAACATTTGCTTGCTAAGAAAATGGATTTATAAACTAGAAGAGGGGTGTCAAGATTTGAGTTGTCAATTGCTTAGAAGCAAGTACATGCGAGGTGCTGGTTTTTACCAATCCGACAGTTCTCGGGGTTCCCAATTTTGCAAAACTCTTCATAAAATCAAGTTTTGGTTCAAAAAAGGAACTTACTATGAGGTGGGAAATGGGTGGAGTCTGTTTTTCTCGCATGAAGTATGGTTAGGAGAATTTCCGTTGAAAACTTGTTTCCCTTTGGTCTTTTCATGTTGTGAACAGAAAGACAAAACTGTTGCCAAAATTGTAAGGGGAAATCGTGGGGTTTGTCTTTCAACAGATCGTTTGGCCCTGATGAGGTCCAGGAATGGCTGCTCTCCTTGCTAACGTGAGTTTGTTTATTTCAATGGACAAAGTTGAATGGCCTTTGGATGCTACAAAACTATTCTCTGCCAGGTCTCTATACAGGTTTATTCTGAATCCTGGTGTTAGGGACTTGAGGATGCTAGATATGTGGAAAGCAAACTGTCCTTTGAATAAAAAAAAATCTTATGGATGTGTTTTAGGGGGAAGTGCAATCTGCATCTCAGCTGGTCTTGCGCGGTTGGCCTAGGAATGTGTTGTGCACTTGTTGTGGTGTGGAGGAGGATGTGGATCATATCATTTTCCTTTGCCCATTAGCGAAGTTTGTTTGGTGTGTCGAAAGGGAGGCTTTCGTAAGCTATACTTGCCTGGATGTCGGGATAACTTTGTGGATATTTTCCTCACTTGCTAGGAAACATATacaatcatatttcttggttattgGTAGCGGCTTGATGGATGCTGTGCTGGTCTGTTACTTGAGTTCCATCATATAAATTTGTTGTTGCATACAAAGGTTTGTGGTGGCTATCAGGTTAGTACCCGCTCAAGAAAAATGCAGTATTAGCATGTACAATCACTGGCTTCTGCCATGTAGCTCCAGCACTTTCTATCTCTTTTCAATACATCGTCGCTTACGGGAAGAATAAATCATTGCTTCTTGCTCCAGAATTATCATCCGTTTTTATGCTCTGCTCACCAGTCAACACTTTGTGCAAGCAATTGCAAGTGAGCAATCTGCACTTGTGGTTTTGTAGGTGATTATGTTTGGTTCATGTGATTTCAGGAAATTATATGATATTGGTTGAAAGAATATATATATTCTCGGAACTACATAATAGGTATACTtttcttcattaaaaataataatcagTGTTTGGCAACCTATTGTTGTGGATGAGCTGATCGAGAGCGCGGAGGCCGTGGAGATGGAGACGATGTGGGATGTGGTGGCCATGGTCTAAAAAAACTAAATAAAAATTATATCGTAGCAATGCAGGGTTGTTTTGACTATTATGTTGTGTGACATCTCACAGAATTAAAGTTTAGGTGAAAATAATTTTAAAACAATGGTAAGGTACAACCAAAACTAAGGTTTACTTCAAGTCTATCATGTTTGATTTATTCCagacccggtgcaacgcacgagcACTTTTGCTAGTTAACAATAACACTTCATTCGCAAAAAAGAAGAATTAACAACACTGCAAGGAAAGTTGACCAGCGGGTACTGGGCTAACCAAACAATATAGGCCCATTACAAATATACTGCGCGATTCTTGTGGTTTTGGCCCAACTAACTCCAAAGCGTCTAAATCAGTTTCCGGAGCAGCGGCCCAGCTACGTTGGAAGGGCCGTGACGCTGCCTGGATACAATCAAAACAAAGCAGCGACGTTCAGCCTGCCAGGTGAATGATCTGGGACGTTCAAGACCACGATCCGACAGCTGAGAGCGTTGAATCGTTGAGGAAGGGTCCTAGTGGTTCCATTTTACTGTTACTTAATGAGTATGTAAGAAAAAAACTTGAGTTCCTCGGTGATGCAGATATGCGCGTAGGCGTAGACACGTACCACGAGTTTGcacgggaggagggccggttgGTCGGAGAGGCATCGGAAGAACGCCTTCTTGGATGGCGGCTTGAAGGGGAGCTCACCATCGGCGAACTGCGGGAGGTCGCGGGCCAGAAAGCGGGACCAGACGGCGTCGGAGTCCGCCGTGGGGACTGTGCCATTGGACTGATGGGAAACTGGGATGTTGCTTTGGGCTGGAAGTTTGGTGAAGAGCGTTTTATTTCAGAGGGTTCGATGGAGGATTGCAACCTAAGGAATCGCGTACGCAACGCGTTGTATTACTTTACAACTTACAAGTTTTTTTTTCATAAAACCAGATCCTGCTTATTGTTTCGATGAATATGACAAACACTTAAATATTGATCTCGGGCACCTGCTTTCTATGTGGCACTCTGCACCGCGTGGTCCCATCAGTGTACTGGTATTTAGAGCAGGTTTAACAGGTCGTGTATTCGCTTCACCCGTATGAGCGAATACAGGGTCATGTACTCCTATTTTTGTTGCGATTTTCATTTCATAATTATTAGGAGTTGTAAACAGACCTATATTTTTAAAATCTGAAGACGCGGGAGAAATTCTTGCACTAGATACTTGTTTATCATCATACATCATACAGAACATTGCACGTTCATACATTGAATCTGAATCGCGACTTTTAAACTAAAACTAAACTAATCTAGGGTTACCTAGATCTAACATTGCCGCCAGTTCGCCGGATCCTGCTGCCGCTGCAGTCGCTGGGCGCGCCTAGTCGAGGATGACCCAGTTGGTCATGGCGCGCCCCTGCTCCGCCTCCCGCGCGATGAAGGCCCGCACCTCGGCGATGGCCTGCTCCTCCCGCTCTGCATCGGCCATGGCCGCAAGCTTGGCCTCTGACTCCACCACGGCCTGCGCGagggcggcggcctcctcctcccgaGCTGCCCTTGCCAGCGAAGAAGAGGTTGCggcgggctcctcctcctcccaagcTTCCCTCACCCGCGAGCAGGGCGCGgcggtgctcctcctcctcctcctcctcctccccccaagCAAACTCGCTGTAGAATTCCGCCGACATCTCCGGCATCGGAGGCATCGCCTCGTAGTACTCACCGTCGGACGCGAACGTGGGCAGGGACGCCGGCGCTGGGCGCTCCCTGTTCGACCACTTCCGCGCCGCCCTGCGCTTCGCTCCGACGGAGCGGACGAATTTCGCCCGCCACACCACCTCCACCCCGCTACGGCGGTCTCCTCCTCCCACACGACCAccaccccctcccccctcccGTCCGCTTTGGGAGCTTGAGCTGCTCATGGTGGCTAGGGAGGGTTAGCAGTGCGGGGCGTCTAATTGCTTGCCGGAGCAgtgggcggcgcgcggcggagctagggttgcgagtgaaggATGATATCTCATCATAGTAGGTGCTGACTGAAAACGAGAAACAAAAGAACATGCATAAATATCTTAGTACACTTTTTGAGCCcgtcaaagaaaaaggaaaattggcAAAACAAAAAACACTTCAAACCAATGTTTATGCCACACAGTAGGGCAAAACTTTTCCAGGAATAACAGAGCAACAATGTATAATTTTCAAATCCGTATTTTTTTTTAATCTTTCTAGAAATATTATTTTGTCCCTAGATGCTTTGTTTTCTGGATTCAGACCCACTCTATTTTAAGAAGCAAGCACTAAGTTACATACCCAGGAAATTGCAGAATCTCGCTAGAATTTTAGGCCCATTGTTCATGAAAGGCTGTTTTCCGCGGGACTGCGGCAGTCCTGAAAGGCTAGGGGGCCAACCTCGGAAAGGAAAACCAGGACCTCAAGGCGGAGATGCTTGCTCGGATCCAAGTCCTTGATGGCCGCGCGGACTCCACAGGTTTGGATGACGAGGGATGGGCCCTTCGCTACCACGTGGAGAGCCAACTCACCCATCTGTCCAAGGTGGAAGAGAAATATTGGCGACAACGGAGTCGTGTGGACTGGCTCACCAAGGGGGATGCGAATACGGCCTTTTTCCATGCCTTTGCCAATGGGTGTCGACGGAAATGCACCATCTCCAGCCTGAACACTGATTCGGGGATGTTGTGGACTCAATGGCTCTTCAAGCGCATGTTTATGATTTCTATCGAGCGTTGATGGGGGCTGAAGGGGAGCGGAGCCTCTTCCACCTTAACCCTACTATCTGGCACGGGTCGGGACGTGTGTTGGATGTGGAGAACGATAACCTCATGATTTCCTTCTCGGGGAAAGAAATCGATGAGGTCTTGGCCAGTATGAAGGTGGACACTACGCCTGGACCGGATGGCTTTCCAGTTGCCTTCTTCAAACGCTGGCACCTGGTGAAACCCTTGATCCTGGATATTGCAAACGGCTTCACTCTTGGGAGAGTGGACATCTCCAGGCTCAACTTCGGCGTGCTCTCGCTTATTCCGAAAGTCCCCGGGGCGGAGGACATTAAACAATTTAGGCCTATTGCGCTGATCAACGTCATTTTCAAATTTGTCGTTAAAGCCTACGCTATTCGGCTCTCTCATGTGGCGCATAGGACGATTAGTAGAGCGCAGTCGGCTTTTATCAAAGACAGACACATTCATGAGGGAGACTTTTCTCTTCAAGAGATCATCCATGAATCTAAATCAAGGAAACTTAGGGGAGTTTTCTTGAAGCTCGATTTCGAGAAGGCCTACGACAGGGTGAATTGGTCCTTCATGCGGGAAGTGCTCCTGGGTAAAGGTTTTGAACCCTCTTGGGTCCATAGGGCAATGGGTCTGGTCTCGGGGGGGGGAGACTGCCATCGCCCTCAACGGTGATATCGGAAACTATTTCCGGAACGGCCGCGGGGTGCGCCAGGGAGACCCTCTGTCTCCTCTCCTCTTCGACTATGTTGTCGAAGCGCTAGCCACCATTCTGGATAAGGCTAGAGAGTCAGGCCACATAGTGGGTGTGGTCCCACACCTGATTCCTGGGGGAGTTTCTCATTTGCAATACGCAGATGATACCATCATCATGATTCAGCCCGATGACCTCGCCATTGCGAACCTGAAATACATCTTACTCTGCTTTGAGATCATGTCAGGTCTCCGGATCAATTTCCACAAGAGTGAGGTCATGGTGAtgggggtggaggcggcggacggCCTAAGAATTGCACATATGCTTAATTGCAAGCAAGGCGCCTTCCCCTTCACCTACTTGGGCCTGTCGGTCAATGACCGAGCCCTCTCGGCAGCAGATTGGGGTCCCCTGACAATCAAGGTGGGCAAACGCGCTGAACCTTGGATGGGAAAATTGATGTCCTCGGCGGCACGGTTAACCCTTATTAACGCGTGTTTGTCTAACTTGCCCCTACACGCTATGGCAGTCTGCCTGCTGGGTGAGGGCATCCATGGCACTTTGGACAAACATCGCTCGCGCTTCTTTTGGGAAGCCAATAGCGCGAAGCGCAAGTACCATTGGGTGCGTTGGTCGGCTATGTGCAAAACCGAAAAGCCTAGGGGGGCTTGGGATAGTCGATATGCGGCTCATGAACATCTACCTCCTTGTAAAATGGATTTGGAGGTCGTACGCTGGGGAGCAGGGCCTTTGGGCTGACATCATTTGGAACAAATACCTTAGAGATAAGGATTTACTGCTGGATACCCATCGATCTGGGTTGCAATTCTGGAATGCGATCCAGAAACTCAAACACCTATTCAGGCTTGGGGCCAAACATCTGGTGCAGAACGGCAAGGCGACTAGTTTTTGGCAGGACTAGTGGCAAGGGTCGGGGGCCTGTGCACTAGATACCCTGCTCTCTTCGCCATTGCGGAGGAGCCTGTGGCTTCGGTGGAGGTGACGTGTAGGGAAGGGAGCTGGCACATCCCCTTCCGATGCCAACTGGGAGTGGGGGAACGCATCGATTGGGCCAATCTTTCTAGAGAGGTCTCtataccccagctttccccacAGCAGGACACCATGGTTTGGGCGTTTGAGCCTTCGGGAATGTTGTCGGTCCGATCCATTGTACCTTAAGCTTTTTCAAGGCACCCCTAGCAAATATTTCAGTGACCTTTGGTGGATTGCGGTCCCCATGAAGGTGCGGATCTTCCTTTGGCAGCTTGCCAAGAAGCGCCTCCCATCTAATGAGAACATTAGGAGGCGTAGGGGACCCACGATGGGCGCGTGTGCCCTATGTGGGGAGACGGAAGACCAGTTAGGGAACTTGGTCACACTTGGGATCAATCTTGCTTTGCGGATATTTTCCACCTCCTTCAGAACCAAGTGGGGCAAACTAGATGAGTTCTCTGGATCGCTTGTGCGGCGCTTCTTTAGACGCTTTGGAACCTTAGGAACAAGTTTACTATCGACGGGGTTTCCCGAACCAACCGGCTGACGGGTTGTACAAAATGACTGTCTATATGCAGGTGTGGAAGCCAGTGGCTAGGAGCCAAGATCGcgcagcggtggaggaggcgatTACCCGAATTCGTTCTCTTCATGCGACTACCAGGGACCAAGACTAGGCGGTCTCTCTTGGGTCATGTATCTCCGGAGGTGTAATGTAGCGAGGTGTTGGGGCACTGGCTGCTGTGTGTGCTCTCATGTCTAGAGCATTGTGTTGTTTGTGTGTTTCGCTGGGCTGGACCACAGCTTTGTTTTTGTTTCATGTCGGTGACCGTGTGATTCAGAACTATGTCTACTCTAGTTGtgttggctttattaatttaaagtcgggctctgctcgagccttcattcttaaaaaaaaaagaaacattgtTCATGCATGCCTGGCGGTGCGATACGAAAACAGCACGGTAGGACATCCTATTTATCTCATGTAGCTGACTGCATATACTGAAAATAGCGAGAAAATAAGTTGGTTCTGAAATCTTGCAAATAGTCAATAGACTCGTGGTAATGATTGTAAGGATATAAAAAGTCATGGCCAAGTACCCCTCCATCATATCGACCGCAATTCAGGTTGTAGCCACGAGGCCTGCTCCGACATAGTAAAGATAATTGTCCTTatcagcaatgtaaatcattgtctTCCTCCTTGGTCATGGATTATATATGGAGAAAACAAAGTTACCAATAGCAACCGTCAGGAGATGAAGATATATTTTACTTGCAATAGCTCAAACCAACATGTTCTACAATGAGGAAGGCTGCGACGACAAACGTCTTTCCCTCAACTAATTCTCAAGAGATTCATAGTAGTACTAATGTTGTTTTTGTAGAACGAAATGTACGATGGTTCTTAATTCTACAAGTTCATCATACTCACTGCTTAATTCTAATCTCGATGCCCCATAAAATAAGACCATGCTTCCACAATTTTATCCCCATTAGGCTGACAGACACATCGTCGTTGTAGCCTTCCTTATTGTAGAACTCGCCCAGCTCCACTTCCATCCAGCCGTCGGCCCTTCTACGGGGGAGCATGATGTCATCTGTGAGAGGTACTTCATGATGATCATACCCTGAAAAACTTGACTTCACTATGtattctccgtcattccaaatcTCCATGTAGCTTTGGAGGGAAACTTGTTGCGTGAAATCGCTCCAAGCAACGCTGATCGATGCCTTCTGAAATGGAAAACCCAACAAGTTGAATCTATCGGCTGCTAGTTTGAACACCATGTAAGCGGCGTATGTCAAGTTTTGCGAAAGCATCATGCTATTAATCTTGCCACGGATTTCCAACCACCAAACCCCCCGGAGTTTAGCTGCTGACGAGAACCTATCATAGATGTAAAGGATAGTATCAACATAAAACATATACTAGGAGAGCAATTTAAGTTAAAAACATCCTCGAACACCGCGAACTTCAATTAACCCAAGACACCTATATATTGTCCTATTGAGACGACATGAACCTTTTGTTACTTTTGACCTCATCATAACCGAGGTTGATCCATCTCAAGTACTCCGGTGTGTCACCCCATGTAATATGCAGCGCCCTCGCTGAAAGCGTGTAGCACTTGGCGCCTGTAGCCTTGTCTAGCCGCATGCTCTGCACCACAAAAAGGTTGATCTGTCAATTAGGCTATTCCAATGTACCCTAAAAAAgcactcactagtaggaaaaagtcTACTCGTGGATATTGTGCTGCACGTGGCGTACGGCCATACGCTACGGGTATCGCGTCACTGGTAGTACCTAACCAATCGGAACCCCCAGTGGGCATGTTGCGCATCGGAAACGAAAGCAGAAccggaaattcaaaatttaaacacgggaattttaaaaaatcattcattcaaaaataatttatatggGGGAATAAGAAAACCTAACTAAACTACGGCGCCGACGCGCACTTGGCCGGCGGTGATGGCGCCGCCGCCTAtttgtcgtcctcgtcctcggtgAGGTCGACAAGCGCTGGCAGCGTCCACGAGCCTTCGATGAGCGGTGGTGGCACCGGCGCCCTTGCCCGGTTGAGCCGCCAGCCTACCGATAGGGAGGCGTGGTTCTAGAGGATGGGGTCGGACTCGCACCACCGGGTGAAGATtgctagagcatctctagcagatcccccaTATTGGCCTGGAAACGCGACCGCGGGCCGATATGGGGGTTTCGGCCATTTTTTGGGCCAGAGGCCCGGAAAATGGATCCAGGCCGCAGTCCAAACCACCAAAATGCCCGCATATATAACGGTCATCGAGGCGGATGggggctcctccacctctctGCCGCCGTGAAATCGCCGCCCCTTCGGCGAGCAAGCCGCGTGTAGATCGAGCGTCCCCACCTCCCGCCAGTGACGATGGTGgcagggcacgggcgcgggggagGCCAGGTAGGCCGCGACGGATGCTCCACCGAGCGCGGTGGGAGCTCCACCGCTCCTTCTGCCGGCGAGAAGACGGAGGCGGAGAAGGTCAAGTCGGACGCGGCGCGCATCCGCGGTAGCTACCGCAACTACGGCGTCCCGGCGCCGCCTGCCTTCCCCAAGCGGTAGTCTGACCGCTACCACCGCAGCCGCGCTCCTCCCCTTCCGCGGCGTCATCATCGTCGAGCTCCCGCCAGCGCCCTTCGACGGCGTTGGtggtgaagatggaggaggacgatgccGTGCCGCGGCGGCTCCCGCAGCCACAGTTCGCGCCCGGGGACTACCTCGATGACACGCAGCTGGAAAGCCTCCTCCCGCAGCTCGGCGTGAACGTGGGGCTCGCCCCCGGCGACTTCGTCGAGGAGCGCGACCTTGACACCGTGGTCGGCCTCGTCGAGCGTTCGAGCGAGCGCGACGCGGACAAGCCGACGAATGGAAGCGCATCACCCAGGAGCATGGCCGCATCTTCGTCGACCTCGGCAGCGACACGGAGTGACGACGAAGCCccgacgcgccgccgccacggcatAGGGCTCCTATGAGTATCCCGGAGCAGATTTTGCTGTTCTAGGTTGCCTTGGCGGCGGATTTCAACTCGAATGTAGCTAGTTCGGGTTCCTTTTGCTGGAGTGTAGTCAAATCTAGGGCCAATGTACGTATGAACTGTTCAAGTAAATTGCAAATTCAGTCTTCCACGCGTTTTTTTAAATTTACAGTTCTATATGTCGTATCTGAACTGCTAGCGTGTTCTTCGAATCCCAAATTCGCGTTTAAGTGCCTGAATACGCAGATTTAGGGTTTGGGTTTGGCGCTAGAGATGCTTTTATCTACTCAATTCATCCGCAGTCCTTCAGGTCTCCATGTCATACAATAGAGAGTACCTAAGAAAGAAAATTGGGTTCTTCGGTGATGCCGATCGATATGCGCAGAGATACGTACCACGAGTTTGCATGGGAGGAGGGACGGTTGGTCGGAGAGGCATCGGAAGAGCGCCTTCTTGGATGGCGGCTTGAAGGGGAGCTCACCATCGGCGAACTGCGGGAGGTCGCGGGGCAGAAAGCGGGACCAGACGGCGTCGGAGTCCGCCGCGGGGCGGAAGGTCCGGGAGACGGCGGCCGCGCGGCAGGCGTCGGGAGGCGAtgtgagggaaatcaccgccgcgaGGAGCTCCTCCGGCAGGCGCTCGATCGCGCAGGCGGCCGTCTCCAGGGATCCCTCTCTCGTTCGTACACTGGACTGCACCATTGGACTGATGGGAAACTGGGATGTTGCTTTGGGCTGAAAGTTGGGTGAAGAGCGTCTTATTTCAGAGGGGTTCGATGGAGGATTGCCAACTATGAATCGCGTACGCAACGCGTCATATTACTCTATAACTTACAAAAAAATTGTTTTTATAAAAGGGTCGCgctgaggatcctccggaggATCGGAACGCCCGAACCTCCGGGTCTAGCTTTCGACAATTGTCGTTGGGACACCACTCCCCCGCAATGGATGGCAGAAGAGAAAAAATCCCAATGATCTAAAACCGGAAAGCGCCATTTATCCCGCTTGGCTCTCCTCCCAGAAACTCCGCGGAGAGCTAGTGGAGCCTGCAGTAGCCTGGTCTGCCGTCGTCGAGTTCGCTACTCCGGCTTGAAGCAGCGCCGCCCCGCTCCCAGCGACAAAGCATTCCATGGCAGCATCAGCGCCCCCACACGCACGCCACAAGGAAAATCAGCGTGGTCGTCGCCCAAACAGCAGCACCGCCGCTCGCTGCTTGGAGCTCCGCCACCAGGCAATTGCAGCACCGCCGCCGCACGCGAGGGAATTGCAGCGCCGCCACCCGCTGCTTGTAGCTCCGACGAAGGAAATTGCAGCTTCGCCGACAGACGATTGCAGCACCTCCGCCGCTGGTTGCAGCTCGGCCGTACACATTGGCAGCTCTGCTGGTAGGAGATTGCAGCTCCGCCGGCCGGCGCTTGCAGCACCACCACTCGGTACTTGTAGCTCTGCAGCAACAATGACTGCGGCTGGGAGCACCGCCGCTTGCTGTAGCGCCGTCGACCATGGCGGCCGTAACAGAGGCACTCGGCCAACATCCTCGCAGGTGGAGTGAATCCATGGATTTCCCCTCCATTACCGACCACACAGATAGGGCGACAAGGAGATGCTCCCCACACCGAGCAACCTCACCGGGGGAGGAAACAGAGGACGCGCAGAGCAGAGAGGCGGCGGCGTGGTGCCGGCGAAAAGAAAGCGGCGCTCGTTTGGCTTGGAGGGTTAGGTGGGggagtgttgagtaacatattgtatagacataggtccccgtgttttctcagggttgtacctgtaattgtacatgtgtccgcctatatatatatgagcagccggccctattggtgctgt contains the following coding sequences:
- the LOC124707182 gene encoding F-box protein PP2-B11-like, which translates into the protein MVQSSVRTREGSLETAACAIERLPEELLAAVISLTSPPDACRAAAVSRTFRPAADSDAVWSRFLPRDLPQFADGELPFKPPSKKALFRCLSDQPSLLPCKLVQKEPELATFELKSAAKAT